The proteins below come from a single Xyrauchen texanus isolate HMW12.3.18 chromosome 1, RBS_HiC_50CHRs, whole genome shotgun sequence genomic window:
- the LOC127644092 gene encoding tropomyosin alpha-1 chain produces MDAIKKKMQMLKLDKENALDRAEQAEADKKGAEDRSKQLEDDLVALQKKLKATEDELDKYSEALKDAQEKLELAEKKATDAEGEVASLNRRIQLVEEELDRAQERLATALQKLEEAEKAADESERGMKVIENRALKDEEKMELQEIQLKEAKHIAEEADRKYEEVARKLVIVEAELERTEERAELNEGKCSELEEELKTVTNNMKSLEAQAEKYSQKEDKYEEEIKVLTDKLKEAETRAEFAERSVAKLEKTIDDLEDELYAQKLKYKAISEELDHALNDMTSI; encoded by the exons ATGGATGCCATTAAGAAGAAGATGCAGATGCTCAAGCTCGACAAGGAGAATGCCTTGGACAGAGCAGAGCAGGCTGAGGCCGATAAGAAGGGAGCAGAGGACAGAAGCAAACAG CTCGAGGATGACCTGGTCGCCTTGCAGAAGAAGCTGAAGGCAACTGAGGATGAGTTGGACAAATACTCCGAGGCCCTGAAGGATGCTCAGGAAAAACTTGAGCTGGCTGAGAAGAAAGCTACCGAT GCTGAGGGTGAGGTGGCTTCCCTGAACAGACGTATCCAGCTGGTTGAGGAGGAGTTGGATCGTGCTCAGGAGCGTCTGGCCACTGCTCTGCAGAAGCTGGAGGAGGCTGAGAAGGCTGCTGATGAAAGCGAGAG AGGCATGAAGGTCATTGAGAACAGGGCACTGAAGGATGAGGAGAAGATGGAGCTGCAGGAGATCCAGTTGAAAGAAGCCAAGCATATTGCTGAGGAGGCTGACCGCAAGTATGAGGAg GTGGCCCGTAAGCTGGTGATTGTTGAGGCTGAGCTGGAGCGTACAGAGGAGCGTGCTGAGCTGAATGAGGG TAAGTGCTCTGAGCTGGAAGAGGAGTTGAAAACTGTGACCAACAACATGAAGTCTCTGGAGGCCCAGGCTGAGAAG TACTCCCAGAAGGAGGACAAGTATGAAGAGGAGATCAAGGTCCTGACTGACAAACTGAAAGAG GCTGAGACTCGTGCTGAGTTTGCTGAGAGATCAGTCGCCAAGCTTGAGAAGACCATTGATGATCTGGAGG ATGAGTTGTATGCCCAGAAACTCAAGTACAAAGCCATCAGCGAGGAGCTGGACCATGCTCTCAACGACATGACCTCCAT ttaa
- the LOC127644082 gene encoding F-box only protein 22-like, translating into MEGDAASPNSWAASKAGYILSNVAEVVERILTFVPTKTLFRIASVCRLWRNCARRVLRTQQRLTWLSATGSSIYQEHVLLRTMAEDLENIYLLPQTALLMIDGENFNGPFSYRHKKARKCEVELNPVEKLRCLLPSSCDIVAVVAPGIVVTPSGLPSNPPQEYEQGEAGFSLLFPAMDGVSIRPFHFCKKSLSETAMEEAGLINNPDLKVVMLFNYETYNPGGGRFLNKLLEPLSQSNVLIVGGQVERVFSYDFICCSSGSFGAVGLTFNGSRIQGASVLVEQDVSSPKAAEATIQRLKAANIPERNTIGFMFACVGRGHNSYNNQHNVEADAFRKIFSNVPLLGFFGNGEIGCDRIVKENYTLSETDTDGLQHSFTTVMSLVHFG; encoded by the exons ATGGAAGGAGACGCGGCTTCTCCAAACTCCTGGGCTGCAAGTAAAGCAGGATATATCCTGAGTAATGTTGCCGAAGTCGTAGAGAGGATTTTGACATTTGTGCCGACTAAAACTCTCTTTCGGATAGCAAG TGTTTGCAGGCTATGGAGGAACTGTGCACGCCGAGTCCTGAGGACCCAGCAGAGACTGACCTGGCTCTCAGCCACTGGCTCATCTATATATCAGGAGCATGTTCTGCTCAGGACTATGGCAGAAGACTTGGAG AATATCTACCTGCTACCCCAGACAGCTCTCTTAATGATAGATGGGGAAAACTTCAATGGGCCTTTTAGTTACAGACACAAAAAGG CCAGGAAGTGTGAGGTGGAGTTAAACCCTGTCGAGAAGCTGAGATGCTTACTGCCTAGCAGCTGTGACATAGTAGCCGTTGTCGCACCAGGAATTGTGG TGACCCCCAGTGGTTTGCCTAGCAACCCCCCACAGGAGTATGAGCAGGGGGAAGCTGGCTTCAGCCTGCTTTTCCCTGCAATGGATGGGGTCAGCATCCGGCCTTTCCACTTCTGCAAAAAGAGCCTCAGTGAAACTGCAATGGAGGAAGCAG GGTTGATTAACAACCCAGATTTAAAGGTGGTGATGTTGTTCAACTATGAGACCTATAATCCTGGAGGTGGACGCTTTCTTAACAAGCTACTGGAACCCCTTTCCCAAAGTAATGTACTTATTGTTGGAGGACAAGTGGAAAGGGTCTTTTCCTATGACTTTATCTG CTGTTCTTCAGGCTCTTTTGGGGCAGTGGGACTGACCTTTAATGGCTCCAGGATCCAGGGTGCCTCAGTATTGGTGGAGCAGGATGTAAGTAGCCCCAAAGCAGCAGAGGCCACTATCCAGCGGCTGAAGGCTGCCAATATCCCTGAGAGAAACACCATTGGCTTCATGTTTGCCTGTGTGGGGCGTGGCCACAACAGCTATAATAACCAGCATAACGTGGAGGCTGACGCCTTTCGGAAGATCTTCTCCAACGTTCCACTTTTAGGATTCTTTGGAAATGGAGAGATAGGCTGTGACCGCATAGTCAAAGAGAACTACACACTTAGTGAGACTGATACTGATGGACTACAACACTCTTTTACTACAGTCATGAGTCTGGTGCATTTTGGCTAA